The Candidozyma auris chromosome 1, complete sequence genome includes a region encoding these proteins:
- a CDS encoding acylglycerol lipase, translated as MTKVPLPYDPKGEPIKEQVPYNGATFFTTTWKVPESVTYKGKIIYVHGFCEHSDIYTQFFDDLSQNGYEVFFFDQRGAGDTSPGKDAGKTDEFHTFDDLNFMIKRNLDARTDKSEKFILGGHSMGGGIVLNYAINGKYRDEFKAVFCSGPLVLLHPKTRPNILVRALQPVINSLVPTLKIDSKLTYDYITSNEDWKNFIKSSDKKLIGTIRQFNDMFVRGEKLTQKEYVADFSPTIRLLVLHGDIDYINDIEGSKKFISVLPDTVKHEFVPVEGGRHSLFNERKELYDDTLSRVLKFLNEEA; from the coding sequence ATGACTAAAGTTCCTTTACCATACGACCCTAAGGGAGAGCCTATTAAAGAGCAAGTGCCATACAATGGCGCCACTTTTTTCACCACAACCTGGAAAGTGCCCGAATCTGTTACATACAAGGGTAAAATCATCTATGTCCACGGTTTCTGTGAACACTCCGACATTTACACGCAattttttgatgatttgagtCAGAATGGCTACGAGgtgttcttctttgacCAAAGAGGAGCCGGAGACACTTCACCTGGGAAGGATGCCGGTAAAACCGACGAGTTCCACACATTTGACGATTTAAATTTCATGATTAAGAGAAACTTGGATGCGAGGACGGACAAGTCAGAGAAGTTTATTCTAGGTGGCCACTCGATGGGAGGTGGAATTGTGTTGAACTATGCAATCAACGGTAAATACAGAGACGAGTTCAAAGCAGTGTTTTGCTCGGGTCCCTTGGTGCTTTTGCACCCCAAAACGCGCCCTAACATCCTCGTTAGGGCTTTACAGCCAGTGATAAACCTGCTCGTGCCTACTCTAAAGATAGACTCTAAGTTGACATACGACTACATCACTTCTAACGAGGACTggaagaacttcatcaagagcagcgacaagaagttgattggCACCATAAGGCAGTTCAACGATATGTTTGTTCGTGGAGAGAAGTTGACACAAAAGGAGTATGTTGCCGACTTTAGCCCTACCATTCgcttgttggtgttgcATGGTGACATAGACTACATCAACGATATAGAGGGGTCCAAGAAGTTCATCTCTGTGCTCCCGGATACCGTCAAGCACGAGTTTGTGCCAGTAGAGGGAGGCAGGCACTCACTTTTCAACGAGAGAAAAGAATTATATGACGATACTTTGAGCCGtgtgttgaagtttttgaatgaGGAAGCCTAA
- the PET100 gene encoding Pet100p — translation MVLYHYRKFAGGITRTQLETFKFGFCLLTPILVMYWVGIDSDKKFNLPGFWPDPSTLNQVPKEPHEIQAEVARIRRARAEKRERLEARARELGIMEEDE, via the exons ATGGTATTATATCATTACAGAAAGTTCGCTGGCGGCATAACCAGAACACAGCTAGAGACGTTTAAG TTTGGCTTCTGTCTCTTGACCCCAATTCTTGTCATGTACTGGGTTGGTATCGATTCAGATAAAAAGTTTAACTTGCCGGGATTTTGGCCAGATCCTCTGACGCTTAACCAGGTTCCCAAGGAACCTCATGAAATTCAGGCAGAGGTGGCTCGAATCAGAAGAGCTCGTGctgagaagagagagaggtTGGAGGCAAGAGCAAGAGAGTTGGGCATTATGGAGGAGGACGAATAG
- the VPS41 gene encoding Vps41p, giving the protein MAQSSAANGRPCSEKKTLDDQARNTDLDNDNDDTIIERSDLEASDEEKYSTVPTKTSNSNDNAHIESNVNVNLRFHKSSAHEIEEDDEEDDEPPILKYTRLNALPPNFFRKDPISTSYYDENLFIFGTHTGLLLFTKPDFTHIRSFRAHKASVLSLYTDGTYFASGSMDGTVVIGSVDDANDIVMFDYKRPVHAVVLDKNYQKNRSFIYGGMSGKVVYSYKSWLDQRTELVLDEENGVIVGIQAIDDLLLWMNDKGITIYHVTTKQVITTITKPSDSFRSDLYWPRICFPESNMLLIAWGNYIWSLKVSLKGTSGSGAGTSIRSRYLPSAPSLSFRSSHEKKVEIKHVYKMDFLISGIGSFKDDLWIVLVYNQPEKNEETGKIQAQNPDIKLISSIDGATVHEEEIGFDFTDNLGLNDYHLGKHIGERSVRYFIMSARDAIVAEQIQLDDRLQWYLDREMYLEAWQMSQHIVSPIKRLTYGVSYIDSLLKQEKWSEAANMMLNILHVDPSDFPLTDTKSTLGSKASTTSLIEDREALVKEISTLWIKWISKFIKAGHVEEIASVVPADTRWNLPKKLFSEILDYWIDRLPKSSKFYDLINTWDIDLYDITLTTAKVESYLEQHEDDTRLRKLLIALYERSYNPRKAIPHLIHLKDPNIFGFLTSNSILPYFIDEIPTYITFRFEKPSDLELLPVNKVGAKLQDVIELLVDARHEISPSKVIQVMSDNHLDVLNYFYIEELVNIDELLVKNLENVRVQLYGQYDRSKLLPFLTSHDNYDISKAIEICERNSLIEELIYLLGKVGENKKAMQLIMEQLNDPRRAIRFARIQNDRETWDILLSHSYTRPEFIKALIELADDKSNEYYNPITILQNMNTDVEVEGLKDSVIKVEKENEMTKIMNDLILRIIMKRSQHYSQTYYKDMIRGISIDEKDFEYLASEYEALAVLADTSEGKYRLAKETELLPDSTWAKKSFTSLGPKLEHLKALRQALKLQNS; this is encoded by the coding sequence ATGGCACAATCATCTGCCGCCAATGGAAGACCTTGttcagagaagaaaactCTAGATGACCAGGCAAGAAATACAGATCTAGACAATGATAATGACGACACCATAATTGAGCGCCTGGACCTTGAGGCaagtgatgaagagaaataCAGTACGGTTCCCAcgaaaacatcaaattCGAATGATAATGCACATATAGAGAGCAATGTTAATGTGAATCTACGATTCCACAAACTGTCAGCTCATGAGatcgaggaagatgatgaggaagatgatgagcCACCCATCCTCAAGTACACCAGGCTAAATGCCCTACCGCCCAACTTTTTTAGAAAAGATCCCATTTCCACGCTGTATTACGACGAAAATTTGTTTATCTTTGGCACGCATACTGGTTTGCTTCTCTTTACGAAGCCTGATTTTACTCATATACGATCTTTCCGAGCACACAAGGCATCCGTTCTTTCTCTATATACTGACGGCACGTACTTCGCAAGCGGGTCCATGGACGGAACTGTTGTGATTGGATCTGTGGATGACGCTAATGACATTGTCATGTTTGACTATAAACGACCTGTGCATgctgttgttcttgacaagaACTACCAAAAAAACCGATCGTTTATATACGGCGGAATGAGTGGGAAAGTCGTGTATTCATATAAGTCATGGCTTGACCAACGAACAGAGCTTGTATTGGACGAAGAGAATGGAGTAATTGTCGGTATACAAGCAATTGACGACCTTCTCTTGTGGATGAATGATAAGGGCATCACAATCTATCATGTTACAACGAAGCAGGTAATCACAACAATAACAAAGCCTTCAGACTCCTTTCGCAGTGACCTCTACTGGCCTCGAATTTGCTTTCCTGAGAGTAATATGCTCCTTATTGCGTGGGGCAACTATATCTGGTCTTTAAAGGTCTCTTTGAAGGGCACCAGTGGATCAGGTGCTGGTACATCAATAAGAAGCAGGTATTTGCCATCTGcgccttctctttcctttAGACTGTCtcatgagaagaaggttgaaATTAAACATGTCTACAAGATGGACTTTTTGATTTCGGGAATTGGTAGCTTTAAAGATGACCTCTGGATTGTCCTTGTCTACAATCAACCAGAAAAGAACGAGGAGACAGGCAAAATTCAGGCTCAAAATCCTGATATCAAGCTAATAAGCTCAATTGATGGAGCTACAGTAcacgaagaagagattggtTTTGACTTCACCGACAACCTCGGTCTTAATGATTATCATCTTGGAAAGCACATTGGGGAGAGGTCGGTGCGCTACTTTATCATGAGTGCAAGGGATGCTATTGTTGCGGAACAAATTCAACTAGATGATCGTCTTCAATGGTATCTTGACAGAGAAATGTACTTAGAAGCTTGGCAAATGAGTCAACACATCGTGTCGCCTATCAAAAGACTAACGTATGGTGTTTCGTATATTGATAGTCTCTTGAAGCAGGAAAAATGGTCAGAAGCGGCCAACATGATGTTAAATATTCTTCACGTTGACCCCTCTGATTTTCCATTGACAGACACAAAAAGCACATTGGGATCAAAAGCCTCCACGACACTGTTGATTGAAGACAGGGAAGCACTTGTGAAGGAGATATCTACATTATGGATCAAATGGATATCTAAATTTATCAAAGCTGgtcatgttgaagaaattgcaTCAGTCGTACCAGCAGATACTAGATGGAACCTCCCtaagaagctcttttctgAAATCCTAGACTATTGGATTGATCGATTACCAAAGAGCTCGAAATTCTACGATTTGATCAACACTTGGGATATTGACCTTTACGACATCACGCTCACCACAGCTAAAGTGGAATCTTATCTCGAGCAGCACGAGGATGATACAAGGTTGAGAAAGCTACTCATTGCACTCTACGAAAGATCGTATAATCCTCGCAAGGCTATCCCACACTTAATTCATCTCAAGGACCCTAATATATTCGGcttcttgacttcaaaCAGTATACTACCATATttcattgacgaaatcCCTACCTATATTACGTTTCGTTTCGAGAAGCCCTCTGACTTGGAACTTCTACCAGTGAACAAAGTTGGAGCAAAATTACAGGATGTTATCGAGCTTTTGGTTGATGCCAGACATGaaatttctccttcaaaggTGATTCAAGTAATGTCGGATAACCACTTAGACGTCTTGAACTACTTTTACATCGAGGAGTTGGTCAACATCGACGAACTACTTGTGAAAAACCTCGAGAATGTGCGTGTGCAACTTTACGGTCAGTACGATCGCtcaaagcttcttccatttttgACATCTCATGATAACTACGATATTTCTAAGGCCATCGAGATATGCGAAAGAAACTCATTAATCGAAGAATTGATTTATTTGTTAGGCAAGGTGGgagagaacaagaaagcCATGCAGCTTATAATGGAACAGCTCAATGATCCAAGAAGGGCCATTCGATTTGCTAGGATTCAAAACGATCGAGAGACCTGGGACATTCTTTTACTGCATTCATACACAAGACCTGAATTTATCAAGGCATTGATTGAACTAGCAGATGACAAGTCAAATGAGTATTACAATCCCATAACTATATTACAAAACATGAACACAGACGTTGAGGTGGAAGGTTTGAAAGATTCTGTCATCAAAGTCGAGAAGGAAAACGAAATGACTAAGATCATGAATGACTTGATTTTGCGGATTATCATGAAACGATCCCAACATTATTCTCAAACGTACTATAAAGACATGATTCGGGGGATCAGTATCGACGAAAAAGACTTTGAATATCTTGCATCAGAATACGAGGCGCTTGCTGTTCTCGCTGATACTTCAGAGGGGAAGTATAGACTTGCCAAAGAAACTGAGCTTTTGCCTGATTCAACTTGGGCTAAGAAATCCTTCACTTCCTTAGGACCCAAACTTGAGCATTTGAAAGCGTTGCGTCAAGCTTTGAAGTTGCAAAACTCATGA